A section of the Sandaracinaceae bacterium genome encodes:
- a CDS encoding phosphodiester glycosidase family protein — MPPRLLPLLLLLVTAPASAQTITSRSWSDPRPGVRVLEGRTSGPTTRFYATFVDLCADYVHVDATARPTSRRSAASWGAAAGATVATNGDFFLYDSPPPVYGLAVGGGAAWPVAQTGESAAAMSSWYHRRYGWIAFGDGWVEFNHTRWVKNNRSPSAGFRPGTVTSDIPAGTQALVSGFPELVTEGTRYTCGSPTASTCFPDRGDMRQRHPRTAMGLTEDRQTFILLVVDGRSSSSAGMYGTELASLMHQLGAWQAFNLDGGGSSQMWVAGRGTINRPSDGTPRSVANHWGVFAGAGGGRSRAPGSCVAEYDECFRRNPDGDGCEVEQALFDTAVTGGDTTSDVDGDGMADACIRSGDDLRCRVSNAESWGGFHWRNDAFGDDDGFDAPMRWSTVRMGDLSGDGLADVCARFAAGVRCWPSTPDGMGAPFDGPTLADAGGWRGAPYGSTLRVADFDGDGLDDLCVRRSTDLRCFRSTGEGFEEPVIGPAWSDADGFDQPAQYATIRMGDLDGDGRADVCARRASGVECHLSTGDAFGPAIAGPAWNNRLGFDRVRYWSTMRMADVNGDGRADLCIRTSTDLRCHFFDGAAFGDAVIVGDLADDRGWAQHDNYATIRAGDVDGDGADELCARANAGIRCWRWSGVDAEPAFSRFNGPALSNADGWGDPKYYLSLRLADMNGDRRADLCARGAAGLRCWPSTGLGFGDAVAVDGFDDARGFDVPARYASFTVAGPRCMPVAETCNGRDDDCDRLIDEGACGDDDAGAASGDASAPTRDGGATARDGGSAPLRDAGPDVPLSSGCSCRAAVPHGAPGATLGMLLALGALLLRVRRSARASAPRDARSPR; from the coding sequence GTGCCACCTCGTCTCCTCCCGCTTCTGCTCCTCCTCGTCACCGCTCCCGCCTCGGCGCAGACGATCACCAGCCGCTCCTGGTCGGATCCGCGCCCCGGCGTGCGCGTGCTCGAGGGCCGCACCTCCGGACCCACGACGCGCTTCTACGCGACGTTCGTGGATCTCTGCGCGGACTACGTGCACGTCGACGCCACCGCGCGCCCGACGAGCCGGAGGAGCGCGGCGAGCTGGGGCGCGGCGGCCGGCGCGACGGTGGCGACGAACGGCGACTTCTTCCTCTACGACTCGCCGCCGCCCGTCTACGGCCTCGCGGTGGGGGGAGGCGCGGCCTGGCCCGTGGCGCAGACCGGCGAGAGCGCCGCCGCGATGAGCTCCTGGTACCACCGCCGCTATGGCTGGATCGCCTTCGGGGACGGGTGGGTGGAGTTCAACCACACGCGCTGGGTGAAGAACAATCGAAGCCCGAGCGCCGGCTTCCGCCCGGGCACGGTCACGTCCGACATCCCGGCCGGCACGCAGGCGCTCGTCAGCGGCTTCCCCGAGCTCGTCACCGAGGGGACGCGCTACACCTGCGGGAGCCCGACGGCGTCCACTTGTTTTCCGGACCGCGGCGACATGCGTCAGCGCCACCCCCGCACGGCCATGGGGCTGACCGAAGATCGGCAGACCTTCATCCTGCTCGTGGTCGACGGCCGCTCGAGCAGCTCCGCCGGCATGTACGGAACGGAGCTCGCCAGCCTCATGCACCAGCTCGGCGCGTGGCAGGCGTTCAACCTCGACGGCGGCGGCTCGAGCCAGATGTGGGTGGCGGGCCGCGGCACCATCAACCGGCCCTCGGACGGCACGCCGCGCTCGGTGGCGAACCACTGGGGCGTCTTCGCGGGCGCGGGCGGCGGACGCTCCCGCGCGCCGGGCAGCTGCGTCGCCGAGTACGACGAGTGCTTCCGGCGCAACCCGGACGGAGACGGCTGCGAGGTGGAGCAGGCCCTCTTCGACACGGCGGTGACGGGGGGCGACACGACCAGCGACGTCGACGGGGACGGTATGGCGGACGCGTGCATCCGGAGCGGCGACGACCTCCGCTGCCGCGTCTCCAACGCGGAGTCCTGGGGCGGCTTCCACTGGCGCAACGACGCCTTCGGCGACGACGACGGCTTCGACGCGCCGATGCGCTGGTCGACGGTCCGGATGGGCGACCTGAGCGGCGACGGGCTCGCCGACGTCTGCGCGCGCTTCGCCGCGGGCGTGCGCTGCTGGCCTTCGACGCCGGACGGAATGGGCGCGCCCTTCGACGGACCGACGCTCGCCGACGCGGGAGGCTGGCGGGGCGCGCCCTATGGCTCGACCCTGCGCGTGGCCGACTTCGACGGAGACGGCCTCGACGATCTCTGCGTGCGGCGCTCGACCGACCTGCGCTGCTTCCGCTCGACGGGCGAGGGCTTCGAGGAGCCGGTGATCGGGCCCGCGTGGAGTGACGCGGACGGCTTCGACCAGCCCGCGCAGTACGCGACGATCCGGATGGGCGACCTGGACGGAGACGGCCGCGCGGACGTGTGCGCGCGACGCGCGAGCGGGGTCGAGTGTCACCTCTCCACGGGGGACGCGTTCGGGCCCGCGATCGCCGGACCGGCCTGGAACAACCGGCTCGGCTTCGACCGCGTTCGCTACTGGAGCACGATGCGCATGGCGGACGTGAACGGCGACGGGCGCGCCGATCTCTGCATCCGCACCTCGACCGACCTCCGCTGCCACTTCTTCGACGGCGCGGCGTTCGGGGACGCGGTGATCGTCGGCGATCTCGCCGATGACCGGGGCTGGGCCCAGCACGACAACTACGCCACGATCCGCGCGGGCGACGTCGACGGCGACGGCGCCGACGAGCTGTGCGCGCGGGCCAACGCCGGGATCCGATGCTGGCGCTGGAGCGGCGTGGACGCCGAGCCCGCGTTCAGCCGCTTCAACGGCCCCGCGCTCTCGAACGCCGACGGCTGGGGCGACCCGAAGTACTACCTGTCGCTCCGGCTGGCGGACATGAACGGGGATCGCCGCGCGGACCTCTGCGCCCGCGGAGCCGCCGGGCTTCGCTGCTGGCCCTCGACGGGCCTGGGGTTCGGCGACGCGGTCGCCGTCGACGGCTTCGACGACGCGCGCGGCTTCGACGTCCCCGCGCGCTACGCTTCGTTCACGGTGGCCGGCCCGCGCTGCATGCCCGTGGCCGAGACGTGCAACGGCCGCGACGACGACTGCGACCGCCTGATCGACGAGGGCGCGTGCGGCGACGACGACGCGGGGGCGGCCTCGGGCGACGCGAGCGCGCCCACGAGGGACGGCGGCGCCACCGCGCGCGACGGCGGCTCCGCGCCTCTCCGCGACGCGGGCCCGGACGTGCCGCTCTCCAGCGGGTGCAGCTGCCGCGCGGCCGTCCCGCACGGAGCGCCGGGGGCGACGCTCGGGATGCTCCTCGCGCTCGGAGCCCTGCTCCTGCGGGTCAGGCGCTCCGCGCGCGCGTCTGCGCCTCGTGATGCGCGATCGCCTCGCTGA
- a CDS encoding VWA domain-containing protein, which yields MRRMPLGSIFLLLLVLGGCDNGGAVGDAGLGDGAVPPGADSDGDFISDEDEGRALRRDTDGDGTPDYLDDDSDGDGILDRDEAGDTDLATEPRDSDLDTRPDYLDLDSDNNGYPDQIEGVGDFDLDRIPNYADLDDDNDLVRDEQELAGVLDPPADSDGDERPNYRDPDSDNDLIMDGDEFGPDTDRDGLLDHEDLDSDDDGIPDAVEAGDDDVFSPPVDSDGDTIPDFRDPDSDDDGLSDRLEWEIGLDPTRADSDGDGVTDLIERAAGTDPLDPMDNPRNLGDFVFVVPYMEAPMPPQDTLDFATSIAKADVYFLMDETGSMGSSIDSLKTGIADLITRIRGVIPDAWFGLGGFRDYPIGSYGSSGDLPYEHYLDMTNDTAMAMGAANASYEPAGGGDGPESHGQAVWSAVTGNSLNGVPARADSRFGPCRMDTFGYACFRNDAVPIIVLISDIQMHNGPMGSEPYSGVPGAVDYDDVVAQANANRVRITGIAQTGGFGGGARADLEALARDTGTTDFMGRPLVEDYTGGMISAGVVNNIQILAEQSRLDITAQFVDDPTDAVDTEAAFFDHLEANPMGDRVRGCTRRRAEDRDDDGVLDTFPSVTTDTRVCFDIYVRQNDTVEASSEPQIFRATVRVIGDGFTELDSRDVFFLVPPSPPVIGGPD from the coding sequence ATGCGACGCATGCCACTCGGCTCGATCTTCCTTCTTCTCCTGGTCCTGGGCGGGTGTGACAACGGCGGCGCCGTAGGCGACGCTGGCCTCGGCGACGGCGCGGTGCCCCCCGGCGCCGACTCGGACGGTGACTTCATCTCCGACGAGGACGAGGGGCGTGCCCTCCGGCGCGACACCGACGGGGACGGCACACCGGATTACCTCGACGACGACTCGGACGGTGACGGCATCCTCGACCGGGACGAGGCGGGCGACACCGACCTCGCGACCGAGCCGCGCGACTCCGACCTCGACACGCGCCCCGACTACCTCGACCTCGACTCGGACAACAACGGCTACCCCGATCAGATCGAGGGCGTGGGCGACTTCGACCTCGACCGCATCCCCAACTACGCGGATCTCGACGACGACAACGATCTCGTCCGCGACGAGCAGGAGCTCGCCGGCGTGCTCGACCCGCCCGCCGACAGCGACGGAGACGAGCGGCCGAACTACCGGGACCCCGACTCCGACAACGACCTCATCATGGACGGCGACGAGTTCGGTCCGGACACCGACCGCGACGGCCTGCTCGACCACGAGGACCTCGACAGCGACGACGACGGCATCCCCGACGCGGTCGAGGCGGGGGACGACGACGTCTTCTCGCCGCCCGTCGACTCGGACGGCGACACCATCCCCGACTTCCGCGATCCGGACAGCGACGACGACGGCCTCTCGGATCGGCTCGAGTGGGAGATCGGTCTCGACCCCACCCGCGCGGACAGCGACGGCGACGGCGTCACCGATCTCATCGAGCGCGCCGCGGGCACCGATCCGCTCGACCCGATGGACAACCCGCGCAACCTCGGCGACTTCGTCTTCGTCGTGCCCTACATGGAGGCGCCGATGCCGCCGCAGGACACGCTCGACTTCGCGACGAGCATCGCCAAGGCGGACGTCTACTTCCTGATGGACGAGACGGGCTCGATGGGCTCGTCGATCGACTCGCTCAAGACCGGCATCGCGGACCTCATCACCCGGATCCGCGGCGTGATCCCGGACGCGTGGTTCGGGCTCGGCGGCTTCCGCGACTACCCCATCGGCAGCTACGGCTCGTCCGGCGACCTGCCCTACGAGCACTACCTGGACATGACCAACGACACCGCGATGGCGATGGGCGCGGCGAACGCCTCGTACGAGCCGGCGGGCGGCGGTGACGGCCCGGAGAGCCACGGCCAGGCGGTGTGGTCGGCGGTGACGGGCAACTCGCTCAACGGCGTGCCGGCGCGGGCGGACTCGCGCTTCGGCCCCTGCCGCATGGACACCTTCGGCTACGCCTGCTTCCGGAACGACGCGGTGCCGATCATCGTGCTCATCAGCGACATCCAGATGCACAACGGGCCCATGGGCTCCGAGCCGTACAGCGGCGTGCCCGGCGCGGTCGACTACGACGACGTGGTCGCGCAGGCCAACGCGAACCGGGTCCGCATCACGGGCATCGCCCAGACCGGCGGCTTCGGCGGCGGCGCGCGCGCCGACCTCGAGGCGCTCGCGCGGGACACCGGCACCACCGACTTCATGGGCCGGCCGCTCGTCGAGGACTACACGGGCGGCATGATCTCGGCCGGCGTGGTCAACAACATCCAGATCCTCGCCGAGCAGAGCCGCCTCGACATCACGGCGCAGTTCGTCGACGACCCGACCGACGCCGTGGACACCGAGGCGGCGTTCTTCGACCACCTCGAAGCGAACCCGATGGGCGACCGCGTCCGCGGCTGCACGCGGCGCCGCGCCGAGGACCGGGACGACGACGGGGTGCTCGACACCTTCCCGTCCGTCACCACCGACACGCGCGTCTGCTTCGACATCTACGTCCGACAGAACGACACGGTCGAGGCCTCGAGCGAGCCCCAGATCTTCCGGGCCACGGTGCGCGTCATCGGCGACGGATTCACGGAGCTCGACAGCCGCGACGTCTTCTTCCTCGTGCCGCCGTCGCCCCCCGTGATCGGCGGACCGGACTGA
- a CDS encoding VIT domain-containing protein produces the protein MNRSTLGRRSARRGWTRACQTLSLIAVAIGCGTSSGTPQGASDSPSSRQNEARVTTGDEVVPPPDVEELAGAAEAPLEPAVPADTVALTSRMAPRALNIPTTHVGQTSRFTFDGYHRGWFARTRGGLQHLLTPIYGGGKVYVGGGFSSHQVFAYDARTGESEWTASAPDGGPSAAILEDGKILFNTESCTLFAVDADTGRQRWSRWLGDPLMSQPAAANGLVFSGHLIDGQSPGGLEAGTTGWGTGDGRRYGFTALALGNGAPRWSIPVDGDVMNAPILMDGDAYFTTMRGTVYRVDQRTGRVRWRRRVHATSAPWIHHDEVHVTVRRREALEGERQVVERAVVLAKANGRTEREHDPVPAAYVAGRPDPDVQRGWRYEGSRATVIEGRAYQTIGNEVHCRDAESGELLWRRRYTNDTRSRPASPPAVAGSQLVFGTQDGHLFGLDIDTGMTAWAYDVGEPIAAQPTVGHGWVYASTARGGVVGLEVSDVSFDGWHMWGGNAQHNGRVLATEPPAEEDERPSEGTLQLNEEPRDEEIAGFPLQGTRVHADVSGFVARVRVEQTFQNPYDRAVEAVYLFPLPDDAAVDAMEMRAGDRVVRAQIHRRQEARERYEDARERGVLASLLEQERPNLFRQSVANIRPGDAIRVTLHYTQVLPYEEGSYRFVYPMVAGARYQPEQGASDDAPTRQVVLAPGGERPDRVEVTIDADVGAELRGVRSPTHEIEVERRGRAAHVSLAEAAAPDRDLDVRFAIAGEAPTVSVLASPPEEGERGHFSLALHPRLNVPEDEVMPREVVFVVDTSSSMHGRPMELAKAAMQRALGGLRPTDTFRVLSFSDTTSALSDAALPASEENLSRARRFVDEMRALGATEMLRGVRAALEPEAEDGRMRVVLLMTDGFIGNETEVFREVHQRLGQSRVFGFGVGSAVNRYLLTRLAEVGRGDVQVVTLDESPEAAADRFHERIASPYLTDLRVDWGDLEVQGAYPRRLPDLYADRPLVVHGRYASGGRGEITIRGRLAGRPFTQRVSVSLPSEGEARPELGSVWARTRIRDLMTAMALQPNEALQEEVTQLGLRHHLLTQWTAFLAIDEGYRVDEPAQATVHQPQQSPAGQERAREANAQGSRGSTTSRGPSPTPSLAPRPAAPARRALRGQLDALGYGSGSGTGYGRGGGGVGEGTIGLGGLGTIGGATASPVTPDVDPPAAEAEPSESEPRGDRAGSGADDARRRCTEQARRADGTIDQAALADCLRRLGAGARKTATWKPFPIARLRRAPPAVRRDE, from the coding sequence ATGAACCGAAGCACTCTTGGACGGCGGAGCGCCCGCCGCGGTTGGACACGTGCGTGCCAGACGCTCTCGCTGATCGCGGTCGCGATCGGGTGCGGCACGAGCAGTGGGACGCCGCAGGGCGCCTCTGATTCACCCTCGTCGCGACAGAACGAGGCGCGCGTCACCACGGGGGACGAGGTCGTGCCTCCTCCCGACGTGGAGGAGCTGGCCGGGGCCGCCGAGGCGCCGCTCGAGCCCGCCGTGCCCGCCGACACCGTCGCGCTCACCAGCCGCATGGCCCCGCGGGCGCTGAACATCCCGACCACCCACGTCGGGCAGACCAGCCGGTTCACCTTCGACGGCTACCACCGCGGCTGGTTCGCGCGCACGCGCGGCGGCCTGCAGCATCTGCTCACGCCCATCTACGGCGGCGGGAAGGTCTACGTGGGCGGCGGCTTCTCGAGCCACCAGGTCTTCGCCTACGACGCGCGCACCGGCGAGAGCGAGTGGACCGCGTCCGCGCCCGACGGGGGGCCCTCGGCCGCCATCCTCGAGGACGGCAAGATCCTCTTCAACACCGAGAGCTGCACCCTGTTCGCGGTGGACGCGGACACCGGGCGGCAGCGCTGGAGTCGCTGGCTCGGCGACCCGCTGATGAGCCAGCCCGCCGCGGCCAACGGCCTCGTGTTCTCCGGTCACCTCATCGACGGCCAGTCGCCCGGCGGGCTCGAGGCCGGCACCACCGGCTGGGGCACGGGGGACGGGCGGCGCTACGGCTTCACCGCGCTCGCGCTCGGAAACGGGGCGCCGCGCTGGAGCATCCCGGTCGACGGCGACGTGATGAACGCGCCGATCCTGATGGACGGCGACGCGTACTTCACGACCATGCGCGGCACGGTCTATCGCGTGGACCAGCGCACGGGCCGGGTGCGCTGGCGTCGGCGCGTCCACGCGACGAGCGCGCCGTGGATCCATCACGACGAGGTGCACGTCACGGTGCGGCGCCGCGAGGCCCTCGAAGGCGAGCGGCAGGTGGTGGAGCGCGCCGTCGTGCTCGCCAAGGCGAACGGGCGGACCGAGCGGGAGCACGACCCGGTGCCCGCGGCGTACGTGGCGGGACGACCGGATCCGGACGTGCAACGCGGCTGGCGATACGAGGGATCCCGCGCGACGGTGATCGAGGGGCGCGCCTACCAGACCATCGGGAACGAGGTGCACTGCCGGGACGCCGAGTCGGGGGAGCTGCTCTGGCGCCGCCGCTACACGAACGACACGCGCTCGCGTCCAGCGAGCCCGCCGGCCGTGGCGGGGAGTCAGCTCGTCTTCGGCACGCAGGACGGTCACCTCTTCGGCCTCGACATCGACACGGGCATGACCGCCTGGGCGTACGACGTCGGCGAGCCGATCGCGGCGCAGCCCACCGTCGGGCACGGCTGGGTCTACGCGAGCACCGCGCGCGGGGGCGTGGTCGGCCTCGAGGTCTCGGACGTGAGCTTCGACGGCTGGCACATGTGGGGTGGCAACGCGCAGCACAACGGGCGCGTGCTCGCGACCGAGCCGCCGGCCGAGGAGGACGAGCGGCCGAGTGAAGGCACCTTGCAGCTGAACGAGGAGCCCCGGGACGAGGAGATCGCCGGCTTCCCGCTGCAGGGCACGCGCGTGCACGCCGACGTCAGCGGCTTCGTGGCCCGGGTGCGCGTCGAGCAGACTTTTCAGAACCCCTACGACCGCGCGGTCGAGGCGGTCTATCTCTTCCCGCTCCCGGACGACGCGGCGGTGGACGCGATGGAGATGCGGGCCGGCGACCGCGTGGTGCGCGCGCAGATCCACCGCCGCCAGGAGGCGCGGGAGCGATACGAGGACGCGCGAGAGCGCGGGGTGCTCGCGAGCTTGCTCGAGCAGGAGCGCCCGAACCTCTTCCGCCAGTCGGTGGCCAACATCCGGCCCGGCGACGCCATCCGGGTCACGCTCCACTACACGCAGGTCCTGCCCTACGAGGAGGGCAGCTACCGCTTCGTCTATCCGATGGTCGCGGGCGCGCGCTACCAGCCCGAGCAGGGCGCGAGCGACGACGCGCCGACCCGCCAGGTCGTGCTCGCGCCGGGCGGGGAGCGGCCCGATCGCGTGGAGGTCACCATCGACGCCGACGTCGGCGCGGAGCTCCGCGGCGTGCGCTCGCCCACCCACGAGATCGAGGTGGAGCGGCGCGGCCGCGCGGCGCACGTCTCGCTCGCCGAGGCCGCGGCGCCGGACCGCGATCTCGACGTGCGCTTCGCCATCGCGGGCGAGGCGCCGACCGTCTCCGTGCTCGCGAGCCCGCCCGAGGAGGGGGAGCGCGGCCACTTCTCGCTCGCCCTGCACCCGCGCCTGAACGTGCCCGAGGACGAGGTCATGCCGCGCGAGGTCGTCTTCGTGGTGGACACGTCGAGCTCGATGCACGGCCGGCCGATGGAGCTGGCCAAGGCCGCGATGCAGCGCGCGCTCGGGGGGCTGCGCCCGACCGACACCTTCCGCGTGCTCAGCTTCTCGGACACCACCAGCGCGCTCTCGGACGCGGCGCTCCCTGCGAGCGAGGAGAACCTGTCCCGCGCGAGGCGCTTCGTGGACGAGATGCGCGCCCTCGGCGCGACCGAGATGCTGCGCGGCGTGCGCGCGGCCCTCGAGCCGGAGGCCGAGGACGGCCGGATGCGCGTGGTGCTGTTGATGACGGACGGCTTCATCGGGAACGAGACCGAAGTCTTCCGGGAGGTGCATCAGCGGCTCGGGCAGTCGCGTGTCTTCGGCTTCGGCGTGGGCTCCGCCGTCAACCGCTACCTCCTGACGCGGCTGGCCGAGGTGGGGCGCGGCGACGTGCAGGTGGTCACGCTCGACGAGTCGCCCGAGGCGGCGGCCGACCGCTTCCACGAGCGCATCGCCAGCCCCTACCTGACCGATCTCCGCGTGGACTGGGGCGACCTCGAGGTGCAGGGCGCCTACCCGCGCCGGCTGCCGGACCTCTATGCGGACCGGCCGCTCGTGGTCCACGGCCGCTACGCCTCGGGTGGGCGGGGTGAGATCACGATCCGCGGTCGGCTCGCGGGCCGCCCGTTCACGCAGCGCGTCTCGGTGTCGCTCCCCTCCGAGGGCGAAGCGCGCCCGGAGCTCGGATCCGTCTGGGCCCGCACCCGCATCCGCGACCTGATGACCGCGATGGCGCTGCAGCCGAACGAGGCGCTGCAGGAGGAGGTCACGCAGCTCGGCCTGCGGCATCACCTGCTGACGCAGTGGACGGCGTTCCTGGCCATCGACGAGGGCTACCGGGTGGACGAGCCGGCGCAGGCGACGGTGCACCAGCCGCAGCAGAGCCCGGCCGGGCAGGAGCGCGCCCGGGAGGCGAACGCCCAGGGCAGCCGCGGGTCGACGACCTCACGCGGTCCGTCGCCGACTCCCTCCCTGGCTCCGCGACCCGCCGCACCCGCGCGACGCGCGCTGCGGGGACAGCTCGACGCGCTCGGCTACGGCTCGGGCTCCGGCACGGGCTATGGGCGAGGCGGCGGAGGCGTGGGCGAGGGCACCATCGGCCTGGGCGGCCTCGGGACGATCGGGGGCGCCACCGCGTCGCCGGTCACCCCCGACGTGGACCCGCCCGCGGCCGAGGCCGAGCCCTCGGAGTCCGAGCCGCGCGGGGACCGAGCTGGATCGGGAGCCGACGACGCGCGGAGGCGCTGCACCGAGCAGGCGCGCCGCGCCGACGGCACGATCGATCAGGCGGCGCTCGCGGACTGTCTGCGGCGTCTCGGGGCAGGAGCGCGCAAGACCGCGACCTGGAAGCCGTTCCCGATCGCACGCCTGAGACGCGCCCCGCCCGCCGTCCGACGCGACGAGTGA
- a CDS encoding alpha/beta hydrolase, with the protein MRRERLTIGGDQVVCRVAGEGPVLLLVHGMAGSSETWRFVMPALAERFTVIAPDLLGQGESDKPRGEYSLGAHVDTLQRVLDELGHDRATLVGQSLGGGVAMQFAHQLPARCERLVLVNAGGLGREVSAYLRLLTLPGAERLFPLLSPAWVRGVGERVFARLERMGVQPSPAASEIWRSYLSLTDPASRHAFFRSLHDVIDLGGQAVSALSWVARTTHLPTLIVWGATDPFIPPSHGEVAHAAMRGSRLVVFEDVGHYPHCEAPDRFVAVVREFLDATGLPPG; encoded by the coding sequence GTGCGACGAGAGCGTCTCACCATCGGCGGCGACCAGGTCGTGTGTCGCGTCGCGGGCGAGGGCCCCGTGCTCTTGCTCGTGCACGGAATGGCGGGGAGCTCCGAGACGTGGCGATTCGTGATGCCCGCGCTCGCCGAGCGCTTCACCGTGATCGCCCCCGACCTCCTGGGGCAGGGTGAGTCGGACAAGCCGCGCGGCGAGTACTCGCTGGGCGCGCACGTCGACACCCTGCAGCGCGTCCTGGACGAGCTGGGGCACGATCGCGCCACCCTCGTCGGCCAGTCGCTCGGCGGTGGTGTGGCGATGCAGTTCGCCCATCAGCTCCCGGCTCGCTGCGAGCGGCTCGTCCTCGTCAACGCCGGCGGCCTCGGTCGCGAGGTCAGCGCGTACCTCCGGCTGTTGACCCTGCCCGGCGCCGAGCGGCTCTTCCCCCTCCTGTCTCCGGCTTGGGTGCGAGGCGTGGGGGAGCGCGTGTTCGCGCGGCTGGAGCGAATGGGCGTGCAGCCATCGCCCGCCGCCAGCGAGATCTGGCGGAGCTACCTGTCGCTCACGGACCCCGCCAGCCGCCACGCCTTCTTCCGCAGCCTCCACGACGTCATCGACCTGGGCGGGCAGGCGGTGAGCGCCCTCTCCTGGGTCGCGCGCACGACGCACCTCCCGACCTTGATCGTCTGGGGCGCCACCGACCCCTTCATCCCACCCAGTCATGGTGAAGTCGCGCACGCCGCCATGCGGGGAAGTCGCCTCGTGGTGTTCGAGGACGTCGGGCACTACCCGCACTGCGAGGCGCCCGACCGGTTCGTCGCGGTCGTGCGGGAGTTCCTCGACGCCACCGGCCTCCCACCCGGGTGA
- a CDS encoding DUF4398 domain-containing protein, protein MRTHRAVMGLLAGLSTAAALVAVGCGGAAPPHRAQAETMAAMRSAHDLGADAQPQASYHLELAEEQRSEAERAIERGQMLRAERLLRQAEADAELAIALTREASMEREAAEARDRIRQMRSRHLQGPEEGS, encoded by the coding sequence ATGAGGACGCACCGAGCCGTCATGGGGCTGCTGGCCGGACTGAGCACGGCGGCGGCGCTCGTCGCCGTGGGCTGCGGTGGCGCGGCTCCGCCTCATCGCGCGCAGGCCGAGACGATGGCCGCGATGCGCAGCGCCCACGATCTGGGCGCGGACGCGCAGCCGCAGGCCTCGTACCACCTCGAGCTCGCGGAGGAGCAGCGCTCCGAGGCGGAGCGAGCGATCGAGCGAGGTCAGATGCTGCGCGCCGAGCGCTTGCTGCGTCAGGCCGAAGCCGACGCCGAGCTGGCCATCGCGCTCACCCGAGAGGCGTCGATGGAGCGCGAAGCCGCGGAGGCCCGCGACCGCATCCGTCAGATGCGGTCGCGGCATCTTCAGGGCCCCGAAGAGGGCTCGTAG
- a CDS encoding OmpA family protein, translated as MTRIQHAALTALAIAVGGCGASISPRLVEARGTLSDAEGSLAARLEPDELLEAQRLLALAEQQADGSEAERHYAYLADRHAQVAMAHARTAHLRAQVTAEQDAYIDELEDTTIARSRALDAQGRALADVQSQLSDVRTALGERGSTLDAQTRELRERERELAQREAELRAERERREEAERRAAEAMARLSELAQIREEANETVITLSGEVLFETNRAEVRGTAQRRLEAVAAALQAQPDRRITVVGHTDTRGSATHNEELSRRRAEAVMGFLVEQGIPAERISALGRGESQPIAPNDTPEGRANNRRVEIVLSARAEAASQEAAEAR; from the coding sequence ATGACCCGTATTCAACACGCCGCGCTGACGGCTCTCGCGATCGCAGTCGGAGGATGCGGGGCCAGCATCTCACCGCGGCTCGTCGAGGCGCGAGGCACGCTGAGCGACGCCGAGGGGAGCCTGGCCGCGCGCCTCGAGCCGGACGAGCTACTCGAGGCACAGCGGCTGCTCGCGCTCGCGGAGCAGCAAGCGGACGGCTCCGAGGCGGAGCGACACTACGCCTACCTCGCCGACCGTCACGCGCAGGTCGCGATGGCGCATGCGCGGACCGCTCACCTGCGCGCCCAGGTCACCGCAGAACAGGACGCGTACATCGACGAGCTCGAGGACACGACCATCGCGCGGAGCCGGGCCCTCGACGCGCAGGGGCGCGCGCTCGCCGACGTGCAGAGCCAGCTCTCGGACGTGCGCACCGCGCTCGGCGAGCGGGGGAGCACCCTCGACGCGCAGACCCGCGAGCTGCGGGAGCGAGAGCGGGAGCTCGCGCAGCGCGAGGCCGAGCTGCGGGCGGAGCGTGAGCGGCGCGAGGAAGCGGAGCGCCGCGCGGCGGAGGCGATGGCGCGCCTCAGCGAGCTGGCGCAGATCCGTGAAGAGGCGAACGAGACGGTCATCACGCTGAGCGGCGAGGTGCTCTTCGAGACCAACCGCGCCGAGGTTCGGGGCACGGCGCAGCGGCGGCTCGAGGCCGTGGCGGCGGCGCTGCAGGCGCAGCCCGACCGTCGCATCACGGTGGTGGGCCACACGGACACCCGCGGCAGCGCCACGCACAACGAGGAGCTGTCACGCCGTCGCGCGGAGGCGGTGATGGGCTTCCTCGTCGAGCAGGGCATCCCCGCCGAGCGCATCTCCGCCCTCGGGCGCGGGGAGAGTCAGCCGATCGCGCCGAACGACACCCCGGAGGGGCGCGCGAACAACCGCCGGGTCGAGATCGTGCTGAGCGCCCGCGCGGAGGCGGCCTCACAAGAAGCCGCAGAGGCGCGGTGA